A genomic stretch from Campylobacter lari subsp. concheus includes:
- the fliQ gene encoding flagellar biosynthesis protein FliQ, translated as MESTLVALGVQTFKITLMLSLPMLLAGLIAGLIISIFQAVTQINEATLSFVPKILLVVVVIVFLMPWMISSMIDFTTNILNQIPSFIR; from the coding sequence ATGGAAAGTACTTTAGTAGCCTTGGGTGTACAAACTTTTAAAATCACACTTATGCTTTCTTTACCTATGCTTTTAGCAGGACTTATTGCAGGGCTTATTATAAGTATTTTTCAAGCTGTAACGCAAATTAATGAAGCTACGCTTTCTTTTGTGCCAAAAATTCTACTTGTTGTTGTGGTGATAGTATTTTTAATGCCTTGGATGATAAGTTCCATGATTGATTTTACAACGAATATTTTAAATCAAATTCCAAGCTTTATTCGATGA
- a CDS encoding UDP-N-acetylmuramate dehydrogenase, producing the protein MIIDFSKYSSVRIGESFEVQVLEELCEFDGFLIGGANNLLISPKSKKLGILGKSFDYIKILEQNEKGMFLEIGSSVKSFKMYHFAKENNLKGFEFLRNIPGTLGGILKMNAGLKDEDISKNLISIRTFNQEILKQNIAFAYRFNPIKEVMFSAKFFLEYGFDPVKDELLKNARKNQPKGASFGSIFKNPKNDHAGRLIEAVNLKGFSKNDAMFSNEHANFLINKKHASFDDAIFLIELAKKRVFEEFGIVLEEEVVII; encoded by the coding sequence ATGATTATTGATTTTTCTAAGTATTCTTCTGTGCGTATAGGCGAGAGCTTTGAAGTGCAAGTGCTTGAAGAGCTTTGTGAATTTGATGGTTTTTTAATAGGTGGGGCAAATAATCTTTTAATCTCTCCAAAATCCAAAAAACTAGGAATTTTAGGGAAAAGTTTTGATTATATTAAAATTTTAGAGCAAAATGAAAAAGGTATGTTTTTAGAGATAGGTTCTAGTGTGAAATCTTTTAAAATGTATCATTTTGCTAAAGAAAATAACCTAAAAGGCTTTGAGTTTTTAAGAAATATCCCAGGAACTTTGGGTGGTATTTTAAAAATGAACGCAGGATTAAAAGATGAGGATATTAGTAAAAACTTAATCAGTATTCGCACTTTTAATCAAGAAATTTTAAAACAAAATATTGCTTTTGCTTATAGGTTTAATCCTATTAAAGAAGTGATGTTTAGTGCGAAGTTTTTTTTAGAATATGGCTTTGATCCAGTTAAAGATGAACTTTTAAAAAATGCAAGAAAAAATCAACCCAAAGGCGCTAGTTTTGGTTCTATTTTTAAAAATCCCAAAAACGATCATGCAGGAAGGTTGATAGAAGCAGTTAATCTTAAAGGTTTTAGTAAAAATGATGCGATGTTTAGTAATGAACATGCAAATTTTTTAATCAATAAAAAACACGCTAGTTTTGATGATGCTATATTTTTGATAGAGCTTGCCAAAAAAAGAGTTTTTGAAGAATTTGGGATTGTTTTAGAAGAAGAAGTGGTAATTATATAG
- a CDS encoding 3'(2'),5'-bisphosphate nucleotidase CysQ family protein: MKNLDTLLELALKAGKEASKVLLEYKDKNTLWLKDDDSPVGLADIKSNEAISEILASSNIAICSEENILSYEERKNLEYFWLIDPLDGTKSYAKKDKEYCVLIALIHKNTPILSLIGDVENNAFYYAHVHTKVYKNDKILNLSLAQYEKVKNIALYSKNHDNNEDFFIQNHLEGIKVSSALKFVYLLEAKAGIYPRFGGPKAWDIAAGDFLVKQNGGILYDFNKKALDYNSSDFKLPSFIAFAKNEFKLKGF; the protein is encoded by the coding sequence ATGAAAAATTTAGACACACTTTTAGAATTAGCCTTAAAAGCAGGCAAGGAAGCCTCTAAAGTATTACTTGAATATAAGGATAAAAATACCTTGTGGCTTAAAGACGATGATTCTCCGGTAGGTTTAGCTGATATAAAATCTAATGAAGCTATTAGTGAGATTTTAGCTTCAAGCAATATAGCTATATGCTCTGAAGAAAATATACTTTCTTATGAAGAAAGAAAAAACTTAGAATATTTTTGGCTTATAGATCCACTTGATGGCACTAAATCTTATGCTAAAAAAGATAAAGAATATTGTGTTTTAATTGCATTAATCCATAAAAACACCCCTATACTTTCACTCATAGGTGATGTAGAAAATAATGCATTTTATTATGCACATGTTCATACTAAGGTTTATAAAAATGATAAAATTTTAAATCTTAGTTTAGCGCAATATGAAAAAGTTAAAAATATAGCCCTTTACTCTAAAAATCATGATAATAATGAAGATTTTTTCATTCAAAATCATCTTGAGGGTATTAAGGTTTCATCTGCTTTGAAATTTGTATATTTACTTGAAGCAAAAGCTGGAATTTACCCGCGTTTTGGTGGTCCAAAAGCTTGGGATATAGCTGCGGGAGATTTTTTAGTTAAACAAAATGGTGGAATTTTATATGATTTTAATAAAAAGGCTTTAGATTATAATAGTTCTGATTTTAAACTTCCAAGTTTTATAGCTTTTGCTAAGAATGAATTTAAATTAAAAGGTTTTTAG
- a CDS encoding sodium/hydrogen exchanger family protein has translation MLAHAIDAQAATDLKILLVVAGCLLTSPYIAKFLKLPLSATEIMLGSFIGFLGFIGESENFKLLANAGFYYLMFIAGMEVNLKTFLNTERSLLNKAFIYIILLYAFSVLAIESIDISYIFVIIIPVMSVGLLSTLYRDFGKNCEWLNISMVVATLAEVVSIVLLTITAAFLGKGADLFSLTQNLLYLVGFLALCIFGFKFLEVLFWWYPQLKTILMPWQDQNEKDIRFCMAIFIAIVAIMIYFKLEVALGAFIAGSFIATFFDHKKDLEHKLSSFGYGFLIPIFFIYIGSSFKLQMLLNPQVLLIAFSLTAFMIGLRILCAMTFVKILGLKNTFLFGLSHSMPLTLLIAVATLSYQTNIITQDIYSGLVLTALLEAILAISLIKFINNLSRK, from the coding sequence TTGCTAGCTCATGCCATTGATGCTCAAGCTGCTACGGATTTAAAAATTTTATTAGTCGTAGCAGGATGTTTACTTACTTCACCTTATATTGCTAAATTTTTAAAACTCCCTCTTTCAGCCACTGAAATTATGCTTGGTTCTTTTATAGGATTTTTGGGTTTTATAGGCGAGAGTGAGAATTTTAAGCTTTTAGCTAATGCAGGATTTTATTATCTTATGTTTATTGCGGGTATGGAAGTTAATCTTAAAACCTTTTTAAACACAGAAAGAAGCTTACTTAATAAGGCTTTTATCTACATTATACTTTTATATGCTTTTAGTGTTTTAGCAATTGAAAGTATAGATATTTCTTATATTTTTGTCATTATCATACCTGTTATGAGCGTGGGTTTACTCTCAACGCTTTATAGAGATTTTGGCAAAAACTGTGAGTGGCTTAATATATCTATGGTGGTAGCCACTTTGGCTGAAGTTGTAAGCATAGTTTTGCTTACCATAACTGCAGCGTTTTTGGGAAAAGGAGCCGATCTTTTCTCACTCACTCAAAATTTATTATATTTAGTAGGATTTTTAGCACTTTGTATTTTTGGATTTAAATTTTTAGAAGTGCTTTTTTGGTGGTATCCGCAGCTTAAAACCATACTCATGCCTTGGCAGGATCAAAACGAAAAAGATATAAGATTTTGCATGGCAATTTTCATAGCCATAGTTGCTATTATGATTTATTTTAAACTTGAAGTTGCACTTGGAGCTTTTATAGCAGGTTCATTTATAGCTACTTTTTTTGATCATAAAAAAGATCTTGAACATAAACTTTCTAGTTTTGGTTATGGCTTTTTAATCCCCATATTTTTCATCTATATAGGCTCAAGTTTTAAACTCCAAATGCTTTTAAACCCTCAAGTTTTACTCATAGCTTTTTCACTAACTGCCTTTATGATAGGACTAAGGATACTCTGTGCTATGACTTTTGTAAAAATACTTGGTTTAAAAAATACCTTTTTATTTGGCCTAAGTCATTCTATGCCACTAACCTTACTCATAGCAGTAGCTACGCTTTCTTATCAAACCAATATCATCACTCAAGATATATACTCAGGACTAGTACTTACTGCTTTACTTGAAGCAATTTTAGCCATTAGCTTAATTAAATTTATCAATAATCTTAGTAGAAAATAA
- a CDS encoding biotin synthase: MQIMLCAISNIASGGCGEDCKYCTQSAHVKTNINKYKRKDIDQIVLEAKMAKKNEALGFCLVTAGAGLDNEKLEYVCKVAHAVQKEVEGLLLIACNGIANLEQLKELKKAGIFSYNHNLETSKEFFPNICSTHTWEQRFQTNLYAKEAGLMLCCGGIYGLGESEADRKSFRASLKELDPFSSPINFFIPNENLKLKQALLDPDEALNIIKDTKKDLPNTHIMVAGGREVVLKERQYEIFNAGASAIVVGDYLTTKGEEPSKDIQKLKQMGFSFASSCH; this comes from the coding sequence ATGCAAATTATGCTTTGTGCTATATCTAATATAGCAAGCGGAGGATGTGGGGAAGATTGTAAATACTGCACTCAAAGTGCTCATGTGAAAACCAACATCAATAAATATAAAAGAAAAGATATAGACCAAATTGTTTTAGAAGCTAAAATGGCTAAAAAAAATGAAGCCTTGGGTTTTTGTTTAGTTACAGCTGGTGCTGGACTTGATAATGAAAAACTTGAGTATGTGTGTAAAGTGGCCCATGCAGTGCAAAAAGAAGTAGAAGGACTTTTACTCATAGCTTGCAATGGCATAGCAAATTTAGAGCAACTCAAAGAATTAAAAAAAGCAGGAATTTTTTCATATAATCATAATCTAGAAACTTCCAAAGAATTTTTCCCAAATATTTGCTCTACGCATACTTGGGAACAAAGATTTCAGACTAATCTTTATGCCAAAGAAGCAGGTTTAATGCTTTGTTGTGGTGGAATTTATGGTCTTGGAGAAAGCGAAGCTGATAGAAAAAGTTTTAGAGCAAGCTTAAAAGAGCTTGATCCTTTTTCTTCACCAATTAATTTTTTCATACCAAATGAAAATTTAAAACTCAAACAAGCTTTACTTGATCCTGATGAGGCTTTAAATATCATCAAAGATACTAAAAAAGACTTACCAAATACACATATCATGGTAGCAGGTGGTAGAGAGGTAGTGTTAAAGGAAAGACAATATGAAATTTTTAATGCAGGAGCTAGTGCTATAGTAGTGGGTGATTATCTTACAACTAAAGGCGAAGAACCTAGCAAAGACATACAAAAACTAAAACAAATGGGATTTAGCTTTGCTAGCTCATGCCATTGA
- the topA gene encoding type I DNA topoisomerase, translating into MMKNLIIVESPAKAKTIGNFLGKDYEVIASKGHIRDLPKTSFGIKIEDENFKPEYRISNDHSNLVKELKEKAKKAKTIYLATDEDREGEAIAYHIAKAINKDENSLPRIVFHEITKSAIENALKNPRSLNINSVNAQQTRRLLDRIVGYKLSPLLNQKIQKGLSAGRVQSAALKIIVDREREIKAFIPLKYFSIDMIFEKDLQAELIEFQNQKIEKLSLTNEDRAKLIFENCKNTSFKIKDIESKDRKIAPQAPFMTSTLQQSASNRLGFNPKKTMMIAQKLYEGVKTHQGIMGVITYMRTDSLNIAKEALEEVRKLIKNEFGKEYLPSKANIYTTKSKGAQEAHEAIRPTNLSFTPKLASEFLEKDEARLYTLIYNRFLASQMNPAISQTQNVYAKSNEASFKISGRKILFDGHYKVYGDMDKDKILPNLKLEDTLHIQNIELNSHLTEPPSRYSEAGLVKKLENLGIGRPSTYAPTISLLSAREYVHIDKKQIIPNEIAFVVTEVLEQNFSDIVDSDFTSKMEDKLDIIAEGKMDWQEVLREFYFPFMRKIDEGKKNIKSQKTFTKLDETCPDCGGELAIRKGRYGEFIACLNFPKCKYSRNLKQETQNEEKNEKKLNTIGIKCPSCQEGEIVERFSKRGKFYGCSAYPKCNYISKYKPSEEKCSECGETLIIKELKKGTFLECLKCKIKKEI; encoded by the coding sequence ATAATGAAAAATTTAATCATAGTAGAATCACCTGCCAAAGCTAAAACTATAGGTAATTTTTTAGGTAAAGACTATGAAGTAATAGCCTCTAAAGGGCACATTAGAGATTTGCCTAAAACTAGCTTTGGTATAAAAATAGAAGATGAAAACTTTAAACCTGAATATAGAATTTCAAATGATCATTCAAACTTAGTAAAAGAACTCAAAGAAAAAGCTAAAAAAGCTAAAACCATCTACCTTGCAACCGATGAGGATCGCGAAGGAGAGGCTATAGCTTATCATATTGCTAAAGCTATCAACAAAGATGAAAATTCTCTACCACGTATAGTTTTTCATGAAATCACTAAAAGTGCTATAGAAAATGCTTTAAAAAATCCAAGATCTTTAAATATAAACAGTGTCAATGCTCAGCAAACTAGACGCTTGCTTGATCGCATAGTGGGTTATAAACTAAGTCCTTTATTAAATCAAAAAATTCAAAAAGGTCTAAGCGCTGGACGCGTGCAAAGTGCGGCTTTAAAAATCATTGTCGACAGAGAAAGAGAGATCAAGGCTTTTATACCTTTAAAATACTTTAGTATAGATATGATTTTTGAGAAAGACTTGCAAGCAGAATTAATCGAATTTCAAAATCAAAAGATAGAAAAACTTAGCCTAACTAATGAAGATAGAGCTAAGCTTATATTTGAAAATTGTAAAAATACTAGTTTTAAAATAAAAGATATAGAAAGTAAAGATAGAAAAATAGCCCCACAAGCTCCTTTTATGACCTCAACCCTGCAGCAAAGTGCAAGCAATCGTTTAGGTTTTAACCCTAAAAAAACCATGATGATTGCTCAAAAGCTTTATGAGGGTGTAAAAACTCATCAAGGTATCATGGGCGTAATAACCTACATGAGAACAGATAGCTTAAATATTGCAAAAGAAGCTTTAGAAGAAGTAAGAAAGCTCATCAAAAACGAATTTGGTAAAGAATATTTACCAAGCAAAGCAAATATTTACACCACTAAAAGCAAAGGCGCTCAAGAGGCACATGAAGCTATAAGACCAACTAATCTTAGCTTTACTCCAAAACTTGCAAGTGAGTTTTTAGAAAAAGATGAAGCGAGATTATATACTTTAATATACAATCGCTTTTTAGCTTCGCAGATGAATCCTGCAATATCCCAAACCCAAAATGTATATGCAAAATCAAACGAAGCAAGTTTTAAAATAAGTGGTAGAAAAATTTTATTTGATGGGCATTATAAAGTATATGGAGATATGGATAAAGATAAAATTTTACCCAATTTAAAGCTAGAAGATACGCTTCATATTCAAAATATAGAATTAAATTCACATTTGACCGAACCACCTTCAAGATATTCTGAAGCTGGACTTGTTAAAAAGCTAGAAAATCTCGGTATAGGACGCCCTTCTACTTATGCTCCAACCATCTCTTTACTTAGTGCAAGAGAATATGTACATATAGATAAAAAGCAAATCATACCCAATGAAATAGCCTTTGTTGTAACAGAAGTTTTAGAACAAAACTTTAGTGATATAGTAGATAGTGATTTTACTTCTAAAATGGAAGATAAACTCGATATTATCGCAGAAGGCAAAATGGACTGGCAAGAAGTTCTAAGAGAGTTTTATTTTCCTTTTATGAGAAAAATTGATGAGGGCAAAAAAAATATAAAAAGCCAAAAAACTTTTACAAAATTAGATGAAACCTGCCCTGATTGTGGTGGAGAACTTGCTATAAGAAAAGGAAGATATGGAGAATTTATAGCTTGCTTAAATTTTCCAAAATGTAAATACTCAAGAAATTTAAAACAAGAAACACAAAATGAAGAAAAAAACGAGAAAAAACTTAATACCATAGGTATAAAATGTCCAAGCTGTCAAGAAGGTGAAATCGTAGAGCGCTTTTCTAAGCGTGGTAAATTTTATGGTTGTAGTGCTTATCCAAAATGCAACTATATAAGCAAATACAAACCAAGTGAAGAAAAATGTAGCGAGTGTGGCGAAACTTTGATCATCAAAGAACTTAAAAAAGGCACGTTTTTAGAGTGCTTAAAATGCAAAATCAAAAAGGAAATCTAA
- a CDS encoding motility associated factor glycosyltransferase family protein, translated as MFLQKNLQALEFTNKPLQEKISSLKKENFTDIFPSQTPFVPSKDDLIKPNIFFCGIGNGLFLKKLINKHIFIFDKVEFFANVLSKMDLSQELASGKIYLCDVEEKRLEEYLVLLFSQKDCFEYLGLFRLLPYSEFYNDSSMFDFVYQKCLDVIKRIVGNVDVSFKMDARIYKQFLFNLPLILKNIPFQKFIYENKGKNKSVIVVCAGPSLNKQLELLKANQDDYVIFSLDATYKTLLKNEIYPDFVFSMDIYEECASFYENLPQNKKEPIYVISSGVEYSLIKILEHKKNKIFILKNLDYQQKFNLNDFGYLDIGINVAHFAYSFAIALGFTNVIIIGQDLAFNENGKSHADVANFTFRDEEKVQHEAVKLDVLAYGKMGFVQTNIGWDEFRKRLEVLFLSHPSINFYNATEGGAFIDYTIEIPFKEVLSLYKDKKQDYTLPNTLSLNRQNKLLKKTLILLQEDYLELNALNQKAKNILEILQNQKELIDEHALNIIFEFNELLDKASILQSFMYKPLFYHRGFFNVSLYQDPQDALVKYIDFLKIFLEITSLSLESMKNSINKYKSILKL; from the coding sequence ATGTTTTTGCAAAAAAATTTACAGGCTTTAGAATTTACCAATAAACCCTTACAAGAAAAAATTTCATCTTTAAAAAAAGAAAATTTTACAGATATTTTTCCAAGTCAAACACCCTTTGTGCCTTCAAAAGATGATTTGATAAAACCTAATATATTTTTTTGTGGTATAGGTAATGGACTTTTTTTAAAAAAACTTATAAATAAACATATATTTATTTTTGATAAAGTGGAATTTTTTGCTAATGTTTTAAGCAAGATGGACTTAAGTCAAGAGCTTGCAAGTGGTAAGATATATCTTTGTGATGTGGAAGAAAAAAGATTAGAAGAATACCTTGTGCTACTTTTTTCGCAAAAAGATTGCTTTGAGTACTTAGGGCTTTTTAGGCTTTTGCCTTATAGTGAATTTTATAATGATAGTTCTATGTTTGATTTTGTCTATCAAAAATGTTTAGATGTGATAAAAAGAATAGTAGGAAATGTTGATGTAAGTTTTAAAATGGATGCTAGGATTTATAAACAATTTTTATTTAATCTACCTTTGATTTTGAAAAATATTCCATTTCAAAAGTTTATTTATGAAAATAAAGGTAAAAATAAAAGTGTTATTGTGGTATGTGCAGGTCCTTCTTTAAACAAACAACTTGAACTTTTAAAAGCAAATCAAGATGATTATGTGATATTTTCTTTAGATGCTACTTATAAAACTTTACTTAAAAATGAAATTTATCCTGATTTTGTTTTTTCTATGGATATTTATGAAGAATGTGCAAGTTTTTATGAAAATTTACCTCAAAATAAAAAAGAACCAATTTATGTTATAAGTTCAGGAGTAGAATATTCTTTAATAAAAATTTTAGAACATAAAAAAAATAAAATTTTTATTTTAAAAAATTTAGATTACCAGCAAAAATTTAATTTAAATGATTTTGGCTATTTGGATATCGGTATAAATGTAGCACATTTTGCTTACTCGTTTGCCATAGCTTTGGGATTTACTAATGTAATTATAATAGGTCAAGATTTGGCCTTTAATGAAAATGGAAAATCTCATGCAGATGTAGCTAACTTTACTTTCCGTGATGAAGAAAAAGTACAACACGAGGCTGTTAAGTTAGATGTTTTAGCTTATGGTAAAATGGGATTTGTTCAAACAAATATAGGATGGGATGAGTTTAGAAAAAGACTAGAAGTTTTGTTTTTATCTCATCCTAGTATTAATTTTTATAATGCTACAGAAGGCGGAGCTTTTATAGATTATACTATAGAAATTCCTTTTAAAGAAGTTTTATCATTATATAAAGATAAAAAACAAGATTATACACTCCCAAATACCTTAAGTCTTAATAGACAAAATAAATTACTGAAAAAAACTTTAATACTTTTACAAGAAGATTATTTAGAGTTAAACGCATTAAATCAAAAAGCAAAAAATATTTTAGAAATTTTACAAAATCAAAAAGAACTCATTGATGAACACGCATTAAATATCATTTTTGAGTTTAATGAATTATTAGATAAGGCATCGATTTTACAAAGTTTTATGTATAAACCTTTATTTTATCATAGAGGTTTTTTTAATGTAAGTTTATATCAAGATCCCCAAGATGCTCTAGTAAAATATATAGATTTTTTAAAAATATTTTTAGAAATTACATCATTAAGTTTAGAAAGTATGAAAAATTCTATAAATAAATATAAAAGTATTTTAAAACTATAA
- a CDS encoding flagellin A, whose product MGFRINTNVSSLNAQNNANLNSRALDNSLSRLSSGLRINSAADDASGMAIADSLRSQANTLGQAISNGNDALGILQTADKAMDEQLKILDTIKVKATQAAQDGQSTKTRNMLQADINRLMEQLDNIANQTSFNGKQLLSGGFVNQEFQIGSQSNQSVKASIGSTQSSKIGVTRFETGSQAKESGVAQLTIKNYNGIDDFKFQPVVISTSVGTGLGALAEEINRVADITGVRANFLVETTGVGPMKAGKTGQDFTINGVRIGEVEYKDGDENGALISAINSVKDTTGVEASKDENGRLVLTSRDGRGIEITGDMGPGSGIRKQDYTNYGRLSLIKNDGKDILISGTGLSHMGMGAADMISQASVSLRESKGTIDTNVADAMGFNAYKGGGKMIVTHGTVSAWMSEQGGMSDGSGFSIGSGKNYSAIYENNLAFVTAFSAAFGVSAKGDGTSQFANFALTASIAAKDQQAGVTTLKGAMAVMDIAETAITNLDKIRADIGSVQNQITATLNNISVTQVNIKSAESTIRDVDFAAESANFAKYNILAQSGSYAMSQANAVQQNVMRLLQ is encoded by the coding sequence ATGGGATTTCGTATAAATACTAACGTGTCATCTTTGAATGCTCAAAACAACGCAAATTTAAACTCAAGAGCATTGGATAATTCTTTGAGCAGACTTAGCTCAGGTCTTAGAATCAACTCTGCAGCTGATGATGCTTCGGGTATGGCTATAGCTGATAGCTTAAGATCACAAGCTAACACTTTAGGTCAAGCTATAAGCAATGGTAATGATGCTTTAGGTATTTTACAAACAGCAGATAAGGCTATGGATGAGCAGCTTAAAATCTTAGATACTATCAAAGTAAAAGCTACTCAAGCAGCACAAGATGGTCAAAGCACTAAAACAAGAAACATGCTTCAAGCTGATATTAACCGTTTGATGGAACAACTTGATAACATAGCAAATCAAACTTCATTTAATGGTAAGCAGTTATTAAGCGGTGGTTTTGTTAATCAAGAATTTCAAATAGGCTCACAATCAAATCAATCTGTTAAAGCAAGTATTGGTTCAACTCAAAGTTCTAAAATCGGTGTAACAAGATTTGAAACAGGTTCTCAGGCAAAAGAAAGTGGTGTAGCACAACTTACTATTAAAAATTACAATGGTATAGATGATTTTAAATTCCAACCTGTAGTTATTTCTACTTCAGTAGGAACAGGTCTTGGTGCTTTAGCTGAAGAGATTAACAGAGTAGCTGATATAACAGGAGTAAGAGCAAATTTCTTAGTAGAAACTACTGGTGTTGGTCCTATGAAAGCAGGAAAAACTGGGCAAGATTTTACCATAAATGGGGTAAGAATTGGTGAAGTTGAATATAAAGATGGTGATGAAAATGGAGCTTTAATCTCAGCTATTAATTCAGTAAAAGATACTACAGGTGTAGAAGCTTCTAAGGATGAAAATGGAAGACTTGTTTTAACTTCAAGAGATGGTAGAGGTATAGAGATTACTGGCGATATGGGTCCTGGATCTGGTATTAGAAAACAAGATTATACAAATTATGGTCGTTTGTCTTTGATTAAAAACGATGGTAAAGATATTTTAATCTCAGGAACTGGACTATCTCATATGGGTATGGGAGCTGCTGATATGATTTCTCAAGCTTCTGTGTCTTTAAGAGAGTCAAAAGGAACTATCGATACCAATGTTGCTGATGCTATGGGTTTTAATGCCTATAAAGGTGGTGGTAAAATGATAGTTACCCATGGAACTGTTTCTGCTTGGATGAGTGAGCAAGGTGGAATGAGTGATGGCTCTGGTTTTTCTATAGGTAGCGGTAAAAATTATTCTGCTATTTATGAAAACAATCTTGCTTTTGTAACAGCTTTTTCAGCTGCTTTTGGTGTAAGTGCTAAAGGGGATGGAACTTCCCAATTTGCTAATTTTGCTTTGACTGCTAGTATAGCAGCTAAAGATCAACAAGCCGGTGTTACTACACTTAAGGGTGCTATGGCTGTGATGGATATAGCTGAAACTGCTATTACTAATCTTGATAAAATCAGAGCTGACATTGGTTCAGTGCAAAATCAAATCACAGCTACACTTAATAACATCAGTGTAACTCAAGTAAATATTAAATCAGCTGAATCAACTATCAGAGATGTAGACTTTGCAGCAGAAAGTGCAAACTTTGCTAAATATAATATTTTAGCTCAAAGTGGTTCTTATGCTATGAGTCAGGCTAATGCTGTACAACAAAATGTAATGAGATTATTACAATAG